The Amycolatopsis japonica nucleotide sequence GGATATGAGGGACCTTCTGGGGAACACTCCGACGGCCCGCCACTCCACCGGGGTGGCGGCGGATTCCTCCGGGCACGGCCCACTGGGCACCCTCCGCATTTTCCTGTCCGAAGGCTTGCGCCGTCCGCGTGAAAACAAATCACGGGGACGACGCCCGACAAGCCGGATTGTCCCGCTGGCCACAGGGTCGTCGTCGCGTGCGGTGACGAGGTCTCACGTCCTGATATCCCCCGGCTCGGGGGCTGTTGCTCGCGGCGTGATGCAGCTAACGTGCAGCGCTATCAGCAATCCCGGCAGGCAGGGAGGTGACCAGCCCATGTCCCTGGCGCCGGAGCCGCGCTGAGTCCGCGCTCGGACATCCGACACGAGACGTCGTGGCCGTATGCCGAGTTCCCTCACCGCCCGCGATCCGGGCTTCGTCCCCGCATTACCGGCGCCCTAGTGAACACATCTACAGCTCGCAGTCATTTCAGCGAGGGAGGTCGTGTATGGACATCGTCGTTAAGGGCCGCAACGTGGAGGTGCCCGACCACTATCGGGCACTCGTCAGCGAAAAGCTGGCCCGGCTAGAGCGCTACGACAAGAAGGTCATCCGTTACGACGTGGAGCTCTTCCACGAGCCCAATCGCAGGCAGTCGAAGAACTGCCAGCGCGTCGAAATCACCGGTAAGGGCCGTGGCCCCGCCGTACGCGCCGAAGCGTGTGCCGGCGACTTCTACGCAGCGCTGGATTCCGCACTGAACAAGCTCGAAAACAGGTTGCGGAAGACACACGACCGCCGGCGCGTGCACTACGGCCGCAGCCGCCCGGAATCCGTCGCCGAGGCGACTTCGATGGCGGCCGCCGGTGGAATGACCACCGACACCCGACATCTGGCGGGTACCGCTGTGCTCGAAGCGCCGGAGGCCGAACCCATGGCCAACGGTTTCGCTGTCGAGAGCGGTGACTTCGAGATGCCCCAGCAGCAGCGCTGGGATGACGGGGTGACCGAACACCAGCCCGGTCGCGTCGTCCGCGAGAAGAAGCATGACGCGGAGCCCATGACGGTCGACCAAGCTCTCTACGAGATGGAACTGGTCGGTCACGACTTCTACCTGTTCAACGACTCCGACGCCGGGTGCCCGAGCGTCGTCTACCGGAGGCGAGGCTTCGACTACGGCGTCATCCGGCTCAGCTAGCCGGCCACTACTGCCCTGACGGCGGCCCGCACGCGTCCCGTGCGGGCCGCCGTCATGTCCGGATCAGGCAGGACCCGCCCCCGTCTCGTCAGGTACCGACAGACGGTGCGTGCGCGAACACCGAGGTGTTCCCTACGATGGGGGCGGACGGTGGTGCGTTACCAGGCACCGCCGCGGACGAGATTGCCCGGGACCGGCTCGGGTGCGATCACAATCAGCTAGTGAGGTCGACCGGATGGTGCTGAACCGCCTGCTCCGCGCGGGCGAGGGCAAAATGGTGAAGCGGCTGCGACACATCGCCGATCACATCAACACCCTCGAAGACGACGTCAAGGAACTTTCGGACACCGCGCTGCGGGCCAAGACCGAGGAGTTCCGTAAACGGCACGCGGACGGCGAGTCACTCGACGACCTCCTGCCGGAGGCGTTCGCGGTGGCGAGGGAAGCGGCTTGGCGCGTGCTCGGCCAGCGTCCCTACGACGTCCAGCTGATGGGCGGCGCAGCGCTGCACCTCGGCCAGGTCTCGGAGATGAAGACCGGTGAGGGCAAGACCCTGACCCAGGTCCTCCCCGCGTACCTGAACGCCGTGTCCGGCAAGGGCGTGCACGTCATCACGGTGAACGACTACCTCGCCAAACGTGACGCCGAGTGGATGGGCCGCATCCACCGCTTCCTCGGCCTGGAGGTCGGGGTCATCCTGGCCGACCAGACGCCCGAGGTCCGCCGCCAGCAGTACGCCGCCGACATCACGCACGGCACGAACAACGAGTTCGGCTTCGACTACCTCCGCGACAACATGGCGTGGAGCCTCGAGGACTGCGTGCAGCGCGGCCACAACTTCGCGATCGTCGACGAGGTGGACTCCATCCTCATCGACGAGGCCCGGACGCCGCTGATCATCTCCGGCCCGGCCGACCAGTCCTCGCGCTGGTACGTCGAGTTCGCCCGGATGACCCCGCTGATGAAGGCGGACATCCACTACGAGGTGGACATCCGCAAACGCACCGTCGGTGTCACCGAAAAGGGTGTCGCCTTCGTCGAGGACCAGCTCGGCATCGACAACCTCTACGAAGCCGCGAACACGCCGCTGGTCGGCTACCTGAACAACGCGCTGAAGGTCAAGGAGCTCTACAAGCGCGACAAGGACTACATCGTCCGCGACGGCGAGGTCCTCATCGTCGACGAGTTCACCGGCCGCATCCTGCACGGCCGCCGCTACAACGAGGGCATGCACCAGGCGATCGAGGCCAAGGAAGGCGTCGAGATCAAGGCCGAGAACCAGACGCTCGCCACGATCACGCTGCAGAACTACTTCCGGCTCTACGACAAGCTGTCGGGGATGACCGGTACCGCCGAGACCGAGGCGGCCGAGTTCCACCAGACCTACAAGCTGGGTGTGGTGCCGATCCCGACGAACAAGCCGATGGTCCGCGCCGACCAGGCCGACCTGATCTACAAGACCGAGCAGGCCAAGTTCGAGGCCGTCGCCGAGGACATCGCCGAGCGGCACGAGAAGGGCCAGCCGGTGCTGGTCGGCACCACGAGTGTCGAGAAGTCCGAGCACCTGTCGAAGCTGCTGCTCAAGCTGGGTGTCCCGCACGAGGTCCTCAACGCCAAGCACCACGACCGGGAGGCGCTGATCGTCGCCCGCGCCGGGCGCAAGGGCGCGGTCACGGTCGCCACCAACATGGCGGGCCGCGGTACCGACATCGTGCTCGGCGGCAACCCGGACATCATCGCCGACGAGGTGCTGCGCGACCGCGGCCTCGACCCGGTGGAGCACTCCGAGGAGTACGAGGCCGCCTGGCCGAAGGTGCTCGAAGAGGTCCAGGCCGACACGAAGGCCGAGGCCGAGGAGGTCCGCGAGGCCGGCGGGCTCTACGTGCTCGGCACCGAGCGGCACGAGTCGCGCCGGATCGACAACCAGCTCCGCGGTCGTTCCGGCCGTCAGGGCGACCCGGGCGAGTCCCGGTTCTACCTGTCGCTCGGTGACGAGCTCATGCGCCGCTTCAACGCGACGATGGTCGAGCGGGTCATGACCACCATGCGGCTGCCGGACGACGTGCCGATCGAGCACAAGATGGTCTCCAAGGCGATCAAGAGCGCTCAGACGCAGGTCGAGCAGCAGAACATGGAGATCCGCAAGAACGTCCTCAAGTACGACGAGGTCATGAACGAGCAGCGCAAGGTGATCTACGCCGAGCGTCTGCGCGTCCTCGAAGGCGAGGATCTGCGCGAGCAGATCGAGCACATGCTGGTCGACGTCATCAACGCGTACGTCACCGAGGAGACCTCCTCGGGCTACGCGGAGGACTGGGACCACGAGAAGCTGTGGACGGCGCTGAAGCAGCTGTACCCGGTCAAGGTCACCTGGGAAGAGCTCACCGAGGACGACGACCTCGACGCCGACAGGCTGCGTGAGGCGCTGCTCGAAGACGCCCATCGCGCGTACGACGAGCGCGAGGCCGAGATCGACGGCAAGGTCGGCGAAGGCGCGATGCGGAGCCTGGAGCGTCAGGTGATGCTCACCGTGCTCGACCGCAAGTGGCGTGAGCACCTCTACGAGATGGACTATCTCAAGGAGGGCATCGGCATGCGTGCCCTGGCGCAGCGCGACCCGGTCATCGAGTACCAGCGCGAGGGCTACGACATGTTCCGCGCGATGCTGGAGTCGCTGAAGGAGGAGGCCGTCGGCTTCCTGTTCAACCTCCAGGTCGAGCAGGCCGAGCCCACCACCCCGGCGCCCGAGTCCGCGTCCGCGCTGCCCGCCGGTGTCGGCTCCGGGAACGGCCAGGCCGCGAACGGCGACGGCAGGCACGCCCGCCCGACGCCTCCGCAGGGTCCGGCGACCGACACCGAATCCGTGCCTTCCGCCTTGCGGGGCAAGGGACTCGGCGGTGGTTCGCAGACCGGGCTGACCATGTCGGGCCCGTCCGAAGACGGCGGCGTCGAGTCGCATTCGGACAGTGCCGGCAGCGCCGGTGGCGACCAGAGCGGAACCCGCCGGGAGCGCCGCGCCGCGCAGCGCGCCTCCCAGAAGAAGGGCAAGAAGGGCCCGCGCCGCTAACGGCCCCAAGCGTGTGAAGGCCTCCTTCCCTCGGCTCAGCAGAGGGACGGAGGCCTTCACGCGCATCAGGCCGCGAGCGCGGAGACCCGTCGCGGAGGCTTCAGCAGATGGAAGCGGGTGCACACCCAGCCCGACGGCGTCCGTTCGAAGCGGGCGGCCAAGGCGAGGCAGCGTCCGTTCTGTTCGACGGTCGCGCAGGCTTCGACGACGCCGTCCGCTGGGTGACCCAGGTGCACCGACTTCGGCCGGTAGCCGCCCGCTGGACGACGAAGGCCGCTTTCGAGCAGTGCGTGGTGGAGCGCCGGGTCGAGGATCGGCCGCACCTGGACCGCCGGACGGCGGCCGTCACACGCTTCGAGGATGGTGGTCAGCAGCCTGCCGATCTGCCTGCCGTCCGGGGTGTCCGGTGACGGCAGCGGTTCCTCCACGACGCTTTCCCCGGCCAGCGGCAGATCCAGCACGAGCTGGTTGTCCGGCGATGCCGCCCGGTGCACCAGGCCGTCCGGCCGGTCGGCGACCCGGTACGGCGGTTCGTACGGTTCGAGCCGTCTCAGTACGTACGACTTCATCGAGCAGTCCCCCTCCGCGGCCCCCTCGGCCACGCCCAGCAACTAAGGGGCAGGCGGCGGGCGAAGCCGCGACAAGGACCGCCCGAGAGGATGAACCGGGCGGTGATCGCTTGTGTACGGTGAGCGCGTGCTGAAAGGGCTGGTCGTCGACTACGCCGGCGTGCTCACGGACGTGGGCGCGGACGAGCTGTACGCCTTCCTGCGCTCGGTCAGGGAGCGCGGCATCAAAACGGCCTTGCTCTCGAACGCCCCCGGCGCGTCGGACGAGGCCAAGCGGTCACTCGGTCCGTTCTTCGACGCGCTCGTCTTCTCCGGCGAGGTCGGCGTGGCCAAACCCGAACGCGAGGTCTACCTGCTCACCGCGGGTCTGCTCGACCTGCCCGCCGACCGGTGCGTGTTCGTCGACGACGCCGCGCACAACGTCCGCGCGGCGATCGCGGCCGGGATGGCGGGAGTGCACCACACGTCGGTCGAGGAGACGCTGACCGAGCTCAGCGCGTTGTTCCCGAAGCCTTAGTGGCCGCCCGGCGCACCAGCTCGAACGACAGCACCGCGGCGGCGGCCGAGACGTTCAGCGACTCGACTTCGCCGGGCATCGGGATCGACACCCACTCCGTCACCAGTTCGCCGACCTCGGCGCCGACGCCGTTCGTCTCCCCGCCCAGTACGAACGCCGCGCGCTGCGGCAGTTCGACGTCGAACACCGAGCTGCGTGCCGAAGCGCCCAGCGCGTAGATCCCGTAGCCGGCTTCGGTGAGCATCTCGGCCGCCTCGCGCGCGCTGCCGCACCGCAGCACCGGCGCGCGGAACGCGACCCCGGCCGAAGCCTTGACCACCATCGGGTCGAGGGCGGCGACCCCGCGCCGCGGCACCACGACCCCCTCCAGTCCGGCGGCGGTCGCCGTGCGCAGGATCATCCCGACGTTCGCCGGGGTGGTGATGCCGTCGAGCAGCAGCACCCGCGACGGCGGCCTGCCGTCGGACAGCGCCGCGTGCAACGAACGCATACGCGGGGCGACGACGTCGGCCAGCACGCCCTGGTCCTGCTTGCCGTTGCCCGCCAGCACCTTGACGCGATGCGCGCTCGCCCGCTGCACCGGCACCCCGGCGGCTTTCGCGGCACGCTGGATCTCGGCGGCGTTCGGCCCGCGCACGGTGTCGGCGAGGATCACCTTGTCCACCTCGAGCGCCGCGTCGTCCAATGCCTCGAGCACCGGTTTGCGGCCGTACACCGTCAGGAACCGGTCCTTCGGCGAGATCACCGACTCATCACCCACACCGGCGAGTGTCCCACTATGTAAGGATCGGCCCATGCCCGACCGCCTCTCCGCGCTGGACGCCTCGTTCCTGTACGTGGAAGACCACTCGACCCCGATGCACGTCGGCGGCGTGGCGATCTTCGAGCGACCGCGCGAGGGCTTCACCCACGAGCGGCTGCTCGACCTGATCGGGCAGCGCCTGGCGTTCCTGCCGCGCTACCGGCAGCGAGTGCTGGAGGTGCCCGGTCACCTCGCCCGGCCGGTGTGGGTCGACGACGTCGACTTCGACCTGAACTACCACGTCCGGCGGTCCGCGCTGCCCCAGCCGGGCTCCGACGGCCAGCTGTTCGACCTCGTGGCGCGGCTGATGTCGCGGCGGCTCGACCCGGGAAGGCCGCTCTGGGAGGCGTACTTCGTCGAGGGGCTCGCGGGCGACCGCGTCGCGCTGGTGACCAAGACGCATCAGTCGGTCGTGGACGGGATCGGCACCATCGAGATCGGGCAGCTGATCCTCGACGCCACGCCGCAGGAGCCGGAACCGTTCGACGACACCTGGCATCCGCGCCGGGAACCGAGCCGCACGCAGCTGATCCTCGACGCGGTCGCCGAGACCGTGCAGCGGCCGACGGAGCTGGTGGAGAACGTCCGCTCCATCGCCCACGACGCCACCGCGATGGCGGGCAAGGTCACCGAAACGGTCGGCGACGTCGCTTCTGCGCTGAAGACCATGGTGAATCCGGCGCCGTCCGGGCCGCTCAACGTCCGCACCTCCGGCGGCCGCATGTTCGCCGGGGTCCGCACGCGGCTGGAGGATCTCCGTAAGGTCCGCGCCGCGCACGGCGGCACGGTCAACGACGTCGTGGTCGCGGTGATCACCGGCGCGCTACGGGAATGGCTGCTCTCCCGCGGCTCGAACCTGACCGCGACGACCACCGTGCGCGCGCTGGTGCCGATGGCCGTCCGCGACGCCGAGACGGCCGAGTACTCGACGCCGGCGCTGGTCGGCAACCAGGTCGACGCCTACCTGGTCGATCTCCCGGTCGGGGAGCCGAACGCGGTCCTGCGGCTGCAGCACATCGGTCACGCGATGGCGGATCACCTCGACTCTGGCCGTTCGGTCGCCGCGCGCGGGCTGCTGACGGTCGGCGGTTTCGCCCCGCCGACGCTGCATTCGCTCGGCGCGCGGGTGGCCGGATCGATGTCGGGACGTATTTTCAACGTGCTGATCACGAACTCGCCGGGCCCGCAGGTGCCGCTCTACGCGGGACAGGCGAAGATGGTGGAGATGTTCCCGGTCATGCCGCTGGTGCGCAATCAGGCGCTGGCGATCGGGGTCACCTCGTATCACGGCGGTGTCTACTTCGGACTGAACGGCGATCGCAAGGCCGTGTCCGATGTGGACCTGCTCGCCGGGATGATCGAGGAATCGTTGGAAGAGCTGAAGGGTGCGCACTGGTGAGGGTCTATCTACCCGGGACGATCGCGATGCTCCGTGAGCTCGAAACCGCCGGAGAACTCCGGGCGCGCAGCGGCACGGGATTCGCGCTGACCCCGGCGCTGCGGGAGTCCTACGCCAGCGGATCCGACGAAGAACTCGAGTATGCCGCGCTGCTCGACGCCGCCAGGGCGTCGCTCCGGCTGATCGCGGCCGAGGAGAAGCCAGAGCCGCGGCGGGTGGTGATCTCGGCCGACATCGACGAGGTCACGCTGCGCCCGGATCTCGACGCCGCCGTCGTCCGGCTGGCCGGGCCGGTGAAGATCGCCGACGTCGCCGCGATTCACGTCGACGCGGCCGAAGCCGCCGAGTCCGTCCAGGCCGCCGCCGCGGTGATCGACCAGGCCGACCTCGGCGATCCGGACGCCGAGTTCACCCTCGGCGACGCCGAAGACCACGAACTCGCCTGGTACGCGCCCCAAGAGCTCCCTTTCCTGCTGGAACTCCTCTAGCCCCTCTCGCGTTTCGTCCTCTGAATGCGGTCCTTGCACGCGCAACGACCGCATTCAGAGGACGAAACGCGTCAGAACCAGGACGGGCCGGGCACCGGGCGTTCGGGGCGCCAGCCGGTCGCCTCGGTGAGCCGGGTCGAGACGACGCGCTGCGAGCGCGCCAGCACCGACATCAGGCCGAGCCGGTTCGCCAGCCATTTCGGCAGCGCGCGCGGCCGCCGGACCCCGGCCGCGGCGGCCATCGCCTCGCCGAGTTCCTGTTTCCGCATCGGATCCGCGGCCAGGTTGTAGACGCCGCTCGGCGCCCGCAACGCCGCGATCGCGCCCGCCGCCGCGTCGTCCGGATGGATCGCCGCGGTCCAGTCGGTCCGGCGGCCGAAGATCAGCGGCGAGCCCCGTCGCGCGGCCGCCAGCATCGTCCTGGTCATCGGGTCGTCGCCGACCAGCAGCCCGATCCGCAGCCGGATCGCGGTGCGTCCCTCGTCCGCCAGCTCCGCGATGTTCGCGTGCGCCACCGTCGAAGACGCGATGTTGCCGCGCAGCGCGAGCGGCGCGTCCTCGTCCAGTTCCTCGTCGCCGCCGTCGGCGTAGACGAACGAAATCCCTTCCTGCACCACGATTCCCAGCTCGCCGACCCGTCGCACGGCCGCCGCCAGGGTCCGGCTGCCGGTGATCCGCACGCGGTCGTTCTCGGCCCAGCCGGACAGCTTCATCGCCCGGCGCGCGTCCGGGATCCGGGTCGCGACGTTCACCACCGCGTCGTGCCCCCGCAGCGCGCCCGCCAGCGAATCGACGTCGAACAGCGAACCCCGCACCGGTTCCGCGCCGGTCGCGCGCACCGCGGCGACCCTGTCCACGTCGCGGGCAAGGCCGCTCACCTCGTGGCCTTCCGTCAGCAGACGCCGCACCAGCGGACGCCCCAGCATCCCGGTCGCCCCGATCACCATCACGCGCATGTTCGCTCCTCGAATCCGGCCTTCACGAACCCGACGAGACGGGGGAGCGGAACGTGACGGATCAGCCCGCCGGGATCTCCCCGATCTCCTCCGGCGGAGGCGCTTGGATGTCGGCCTGCGTTCCCCATTCGCTGTAGCGCGTGACGATCTTGGCGGTCGCGCTGTCCGGGGCGCCCGAAGCGGCGAGGACGGGGGCGAGGTCGAGCACGATCTGCAGCGGCAAGCGCGCGTCGTCGAGCCAGACCTCCATGGGGAGCTTCCCGACCTTGCCCCGCAGTTCGGCGACGGCCTCGGCCGACAAACCGGCGGGCAGGTCACCGCCCAGCGCGGCCAGGTCGACGTCCAGCCGATAGCGCTCGGCGGACATCCCGTCGAGTTCGCCGTGCTCGGATCCGGTGACCGTGCCCGCCTTCCGCACCTGGTCGAGCGCGCGGGCGGGGTCGTTCTGCTTCGCCAGCTGGTCGATGCTGCCCCCGGCGACCTGCGAGAACGGGTCGGCGCCATCGGGGGAGACCTTGACCCACGGTTTCCCGCCGGGCACCTCCTCACGGGCGGTCTCGGGGACCTTGGCGAAGACGATCTTGTCGACCAACCGGAGTTCGATCGGCTCGCCGAGGAAGTCCGTGGTCATGGCCAGCGCGGTACCCGTCCCCGCGACCTTGGCCTGCCCCTGGCTCTTCGACCGCATCGTCCCCGCCGTGACATCGGTGGTGAACTTCGCGGCCTTGCCGTTCATGGCGGACGAGGCCCCGTCGGCGAGCGCGCGGGCGTCGGCGAACGAGACGGAGTCGCCGTCACAGGCGGCGAGCAGCACACCGAGTACGAGCACGACGGTGGACAGGGCCGTTCTCCGCATGAGGACCTGCTTTCGATCGCGGGCACCCAAGCGAAACACAGCCGCGGGCCACGCCCCGATCGGGGGAACGGCTCAGCGGCTGTCGCCGACCGCCTCGGGCGGCGGCGCGATGATCACCACGTCCGAAGCCCAGCTGTCGTATTTGACCGTCGCCTTGCCCATGCTGACCTGCACCGGGCGCTGCTCGGCGTCCAGCCACACCTCGGCGGGCGCGCCACCGAGGTCGAGGACGTACCGCGTGGCGGCCGTGCCGTTCACGTCGGCCTGTTCGGATTTGGTGACCTTGCCCGACTTCGAGATCCGCTCGATCGTCCGGGTCGGATCCATCGTCTCGACGACGTTCGTCATCAGCGCGCCGTTGGCGGTGGAGAGCGAGTCCTTGCCGTCGGCGGTGATCTTGACCCATTCCTTGTCGGTCTTGAGCTCCTGGACCTGCGTGTCCGACAGGTGGTAGTAGAGGACGCCGTCGGCGAAGATCAGGTCCCGTTTCTCGCCCGCGACCTCGGCGACCATGGAGAACTTGCTGTTCGGCCCCTCGTAGAGCCCGGAACTGGTGACCACGACCTTGCGGCCGTCCTCCGCGGTGGTTTCGAGCGAGATCTTGGACGAACGGGCCTTCTGCGTGCCCGCGGCGGCGACCGTGGCCAGTTGCGCAGCGTCGTTCACCGGTCGCGCCGCCGGTTTCTCTTCGCCGGAACAGCCGCCCACGAGCAGGAGAGCGCTACAGACGACGGCGAATCCGGTGGCACGCATGGGACTCCCTCGGGTGAATGGTCTGTACCACCACCGTAGTGCCTGTCGCGTGAATTTCCACCGTCCGATGGTTCGGAAGCGCGTGAAGGCCTCCTTCCCTCGGCTCAGCCGAGAGAAGGAGGCCTTCACGCGCGGGCAGGGGTTAGTTGCCCGCCTTCTTCAGCAATTCGGTGTAGTCGGCCACCTCGGCGGCCGGCGGTGCGGTGACGTTCACCGGCGTGCCCCAGTCGCTGTAGGTGTAGGTCGACTTGACCTCGCCGGCTTCAGATGCTCCGGCCGACTTCATGACCGAGGTCAGATCCATGGTCAGTTTTAGCGGGAGCTGCTCGGCGTTGAACCACAATTCGGCCGGAACCCGCAGATCTTTGTCCCCGAGTCGCTTCTCGATCTCGGCCCGCTGGTCGGCGGGGACATCGCCGCCGAGGAACAGTTCGATCTGCTTCTTGACGTCGTACTCGACGAAGTAGTGGTTCACCGGGACGCCGTCCAGCTGGGTCTGCTCGGACCGGATGATCCGCCCGGCCT carries:
- a CDS encoding Rv3235 family protein, which produces MKSYVLRRLEPYEPPYRVADRPDGLVHRAASPDNQLVLDLPLAGESVVEEPLPSPDTPDGRQIGRLLTTILEACDGRRPAVQVRPILDPALHHALLESGLRRPAGGYRPKSVHLGHPADGVVEACATVEQNGRCLALAARFERTPSGWVCTRFHLLKPPRRVSALAA
- a CDS encoding DUF6912 family protein, which codes for MRVYLPGTIAMLRELETAGELRARSGTGFALTPALRESYASGSDEELEYAALLDAARASLRLIAAEEKPEPRRVVISADIDEVTLRPDLDAAVVRLAGPVKIADVAAIHVDAAEAAESVQAAAAVIDQADLGDPDAEFTLGDAEDHELAWYAPQELPFLLELL
- a CDS encoding NAD-dependent epimerase/dehydratase family protein, with product MRVMVIGATGMLGRPLVRRLLTEGHEVSGLARDVDRVAAVRATGAEPVRGSLFDVDSLAGALRGHDAVVNVATRIPDARRAMKLSGWAENDRVRITGSRTLAAAVRRVGELGIVVQEGISFVYADGGDEELDEDAPLALRGNIASSTVAHANIAELADEGRTAIRLRIGLLVGDDPMTRTMLAAARRGSPLIFGRRTDWTAAIHPDDAAAGAIAALRAPSGVYNLAADPMRKQELGEAMAAAAGVRRPRALPKWLANRLGLMSVLARSQRVVSTRLTEATGWRPERPVPGPSWF
- a CDS encoding HAD-IA family hydrolase, which codes for MYGERVLKGLVVDYAGVLTDVGADELYAFLRSVRERGIKTALLSNAPGASDEAKRSLGPFFDALVFSGEVGVAKPEREVYLLTAGLLDLPADRCVFVDDAAHNVRAAIAAGMAGVHHTSVEETLTELSALFPKP
- a CDS encoding WS/DGAT/MGAT family O-acyltransferase; translation: MPDRLSALDASFLYVEDHSTPMHVGGVAIFERPREGFTHERLLDLIGQRLAFLPRYRQRVLEVPGHLARPVWVDDVDFDLNYHVRRSALPQPGSDGQLFDLVARLMSRRLDPGRPLWEAYFVEGLAGDRVALVTKTHQSVVDGIGTIEIGQLILDATPQEPEPFDDTWHPRREPSRTQLILDAVAETVQRPTELVENVRSIAHDATAMAGKVTETVGDVASALKTMVNPAPSGPLNVRTSGGRMFAGVRTRLEDLRKVRAAHGGTVNDVVVAVITGALREWLLSRGSNLTATTTVRALVPMAVRDAETAEYSTPALVGNQVDAYLVDLPVGEPNAVLRLQHIGHAMADHLDSGRSVAARGLLTVGGFAPPTLHSLGARVAGSMSGRIFNVLITNSPGPQVPLYAGQAKMVEMFPVMPLVRNQALAIGVTSYHGGVYFGLNGDRKAVSDVDLLAGMIEESLEELKGAHW
- the secA gene encoding preprotein translocase subunit SecA produces the protein MVLNRLLRAGEGKMVKRLRHIADHINTLEDDVKELSDTALRAKTEEFRKRHADGESLDDLLPEAFAVAREAAWRVLGQRPYDVQLMGGAALHLGQVSEMKTGEGKTLTQVLPAYLNAVSGKGVHVITVNDYLAKRDAEWMGRIHRFLGLEVGVILADQTPEVRRQQYAADITHGTNNEFGFDYLRDNMAWSLEDCVQRGHNFAIVDEVDSILIDEARTPLIISGPADQSSRWYVEFARMTPLMKADIHYEVDIRKRTVGVTEKGVAFVEDQLGIDNLYEAANTPLVGYLNNALKVKELYKRDKDYIVRDGEVLIVDEFTGRILHGRRYNEGMHQAIEAKEGVEIKAENQTLATITLQNYFRLYDKLSGMTGTAETEAAEFHQTYKLGVVPIPTNKPMVRADQADLIYKTEQAKFEAVAEDIAERHEKGQPVLVGTTSVEKSEHLSKLLLKLGVPHEVLNAKHHDREALIVARAGRKGAVTVATNMAGRGTDIVLGGNPDIIADEVLRDRGLDPVEHSEEYEAAWPKVLEEVQADTKAEAEEVREAGGLYVLGTERHESRRIDNQLRGRSGRQGDPGESRFYLSLGDELMRRFNATMVERVMTTMRLPDDVPIEHKMVSKAIKSAQTQVEQQNMEIRKNVLKYDEVMNEQRKVIYAERLRVLEGEDLREQIEHMLVDVINAYVTEETSSGYAEDWDHEKLWTALKQLYPVKVTWEELTEDDDLDADRLREALLEDAHRAYDEREAEIDGKVGEGAMRSLERQVMLTVLDRKWREHLYEMDYLKEGIGMRALAQRDPVIEYQREGYDMFRAMLESLKEEAVGFLFNLQVEQAEPTTPAPESASALPAGVGSGNGQAANGDGRHARPTPPQGPATDTESVPSALRGKGLGGGSQTGLTMSGPSEDGGVESHSDSAGSAGGDQSGTRRERRAAQRASQKKGKKGPRR
- the hpf gene encoding ribosome hibernation-promoting factor, HPF/YfiA family; translation: MDIVVKGRNVEVPDHYRALVSEKLARLERYDKKVIRYDVELFHEPNRRQSKNCQRVEITGKGRGPAVRAEACAGDFYAALDSALNKLENRLRKTHDRRRVHYGRSRPESVAEATSMAAAGGMTTDTRHLAGTAVLEAPEAEPMANGFAVESGDFEMPQQQRWDDGVTEHQPGRVVREKKHDAEPMTVDQALYEMELVGHDFYLFNDSDAGCPSVVYRRRGFDYGVIRLS
- a CDS encoding TrmH family RNA methyltransferase — its product is MGDESVISPKDRFLTVYGRKPVLEALDDAALEVDKVILADTVRGPNAAEIQRAAKAAGVPVQRASAHRVKVLAGNGKQDQGVLADVVAPRMRSLHAALSDGRPPSRVLLLDGITTPANVGMILRTATAAGLEGVVVPRRGVAALDPMVVKASAGVAFRAPVLRCGSAREAAEMLTEAGYGIYALGASARSSVFDVELPQRAAFVLGGETNGVGAEVGELVTEWVSIPMPGEVESLNVSAAAAVLSFELVRRAATKASGTTR